A window of Clostridium botulinum BKT015925 contains these coding sequences:
- a CDS encoding pro-sigmaK processing inhibitor BofA family protein, with protein sequence MEYIGYFMIGIILLYVVVKLLAWPIKILYKLIINGVLGVILLLVVNFIGGNVGITIGINPWSALIAGFFGIPGVIFLIIFKFFL encoded by the coding sequence ATGGAGTACATAGGATATTTTATGATAGGGATTATATTGTTATATGTTGTGGTAAAACTATTAGCATGGCCAATAAAAATATTATATAAACTTATTATAAATGGAGTGTTAGGTGTAATTCTTCTTTTAGTTGTGAATTTTATCGGAGGTAATGTTGGTATAACAATAGGTATAAATCCATGGTCCGCGCTAATAGCTGGTTTTTTTGGTATACCGGGGGTTATATTTTTGATTATTTTTAAATTCTTTTTATAA